Genomic DNA from Manihot esculenta cultivar AM560-2 chromosome 15, M.esculenta_v8, whole genome shotgun sequence:
taaatgaaaatgttGAAAAATCTATGTTGTGTTGCACGCATCATTACGTTAAATTCATAATATTGTAATAGCTCATAATTACATCCTGCCAAATATtatgatatattaaaataaaattaaaaaaagatgcATTGTGCTTTCACCAATTTTTAATTGGAAGATGAACTTAAATTTGTGATAAAAGGATGCAATCAGTTTTATAAAGCTCAATAAAGTGAAATCTTTTGGACAATATTACTCAATTCGtctaaaaaaaaagggaaatctTTTCGATAATATTACTCAATTCGTCTAAAACAAgggcatattttattttttacgcgTCTCAAATTATAGGCTACATCTCTTTTTACTAtagttaattttgaaaatttttaaaataacgtattaaaatataaaatttataaatgttaggagtaatttaataataatagaaaaaatacaaGTATAGATTGcaacataaaatataatatagaattttattgttttaaatattattttttctaaaaaaataaaaataaataaattttataaggtGAATGGAGTGTAAACTTTGATGTTATGGtattaattacaaaataaaaaaaaattaaactatatgTGGAAGTCAActttaaataaagaaaaggaATCACGAACCCCATTTACTATTCAGCACGAAAGCATATTCGTTATGAACGTAAGATTTTTCCTTTTCCGAATTTGCACGACCGGAAACAATTACAGTAAGCTTCAAATGGTTCATTTTGTGAAATTCATTGGCTAAACTAACCAATATATGCCAATGTTATATTCCTTTATCTTTTTGAATTTAGAACCAACGAACAGTTAGCAAGCAGAAGAATTAGCttttttttcttccctttttctCAGTAAGTGGTCAAAGTTTTTGCTAATGGTGAGATATTACGCTAGAGAACTGAGCGAGCTCTGCTAATGTTTGCAGCAATACAACATAAGCAGTTATGAGAATAAAGGTCTTCTGCTGATGGTGTGAAAATAGATGAGTTGCATGGGTTGCAAGGCAGTAATCTCCAAAATTGTATCAAACTTTTTGCTCAATGACCACTACTGTCTGCCGTAttccttaaattttttattttttatttttggatatTTAGAGCACTTTACAAACTCGGTTACTATCCTCCACAAAAGTTGGGACAGAAGCAGTACCCACGTTGTTCTTGATAATTCAGCCAGCTCTTGGTTCTAAACATTCATCCATCTTTTATGAAGAATATTCAGACTTTTATCATTAACATACATCTGATCCTGATGAAGGACAATTCCAGGACCAACTATTCGCGAAATGTGTTGCTTTGTGGAACCAACACCTGTAGAGAAAGCAGCGACCCTACATTCTTAGCCAATCAAAATCAAACCAGAAATTCACCTTACTCTTCCCACACATCAGTAAGTCAAAAAACAAGATACCTTATTTGCGTAGACATCCAGTTCCAGACTGGTGGAATAATAATTGCTTCGAAACTAAGATTAATTCATCTGAAGCTGCCTTGATTTTTTGAACATTTGTTTAATCCAGTCATGGACGCCGCTAGTAACACAGCCAAGAAGCGATGGTTCCTTTGCCCCTGCGGGAATGGAGGGACAGAAATTTTAAGAATTCAAGAGTTCATAAGGGGACGAGCCATTTATGGTTGTGTTTATACAATTATTACTATATAAATAGCTATtgctatatattattataacatatatatacataactattaaataattattagcaACAAAAACTCGACATCTGTCTTGTTAAACCCACGAAGATGTAAATTTCATAGGCTCAGAAACAAAGGCGAGCTTACAGGCTGCCCCCTAGCAATGAAGGTTGTCTGGGAAAATAAAGGAAGAAACTTCTGCCTGCAAACTATCTTCATCAGCATCAGCCTTCCCAAAAAAAATTGCACTCCAAGACTAAGTCGAAGGTCTCGGGTTTTCTGCATTTTTGAACCCATTCAACTCAACTCAGTTTACCCACTCAAGCCAATTTAATAGCAGCATCGTACCATGAGACCACTGGTTTATTGTTAGTCAAACCAGTTCCCAATAGTTGCAAGCATGCAAGGCAGCAGCGATTTGCCACAATTGTCATGCACAAGGATAAGCAGGGTTCACATGGTAAACAAAAACAAATATCACACCACATAGGGAGCTTGACTTGCAAaatgattttcattaaaaacccaatgatttatttttgcaagcattaaagaaaagaaaactaacAAGCCTATTTTCTCATTTGTGTGATGAGTTCTGGAGGTTTTCCAgttcctcctgcattgccaccAAAAGCTGAGAAACCACCAGTTCCTTGTTGGTTGCCTCCTGCATTACCGCTGAAAGCTGAGAAGCCACTGGATCCCTGCTGATTATTGAAAGCCCCAAATCCACCACCTTCCAAAATTTAACAAGAAATCAGCAACCATCCGGGCAATAATCAAAACAATAGAGaagaaagtaaaaaataatgcaAACCTGCTCCAGAAAAACCACCACTGCCAGCAACAGCAAATCCGCCACCAGCTGAAGCCATGCCACCAAATCCACCAGCACCTGAAGCCGCACCAGCAAACCCCCCACCACCAGAGGCCAAACCTGCAAAGCCAACACCAGTAGAACCAGCACCAGCAAATCCTCCACCTGCTGCGGCACTTGAAAAGCCACCCATTGAACTAGCACTAGCAAAGCCACTAGGTAAACCAGCACCAAATTGTCTTGACTGCCCAAAAGAACCAAGAACTGATCCCAGTGCTGCTTGTCCTGCTCCGATTCGTGCAGGCTGGCCAAACCCACCAGGAGCTTGACCAACTGCTCCAGCACCAAAACCACCAGAGAATGCACCCAGATTTGTTGGTGGTGATGGTTGGGAAGGCTGTTGTGAAGGCTGTGGAGATTGAAAGCTAAACGATGCAGGCCGAAAGAGTTCACCACTAGGTACAGTCATATTGAATCCAGAGCTTGCTTGATTTGTTCCCACATTTCCAAATGAACCACCGAACGGATTTGCTCTAGGAGCTGTTGAGCTAGGGGTTGAGCCAAGACCAAAAGCTCCAAGGCTGCCCAAACTAATTTCATTTGCGCGGCTAGTCTCAGGAGCCTCTTCCTCCATTTCATCCTCTTCGGTAACTGCAACATCCAAATTTGCATTCTTTCCACTAGCAACATTGTCAGAAGCTAGTGGCGCCCCAAAAAGAACACGCGCATCATCTGGCTGCTTAGGTTGCACATTCAGCTCTATACCAGATACAGGATTTGCTACGTTCAGACTGGACTGACTTCCATATCCCAATTGGGTTGAAATTTCAGTCATAGGGTCGGATGACACTGGAGGTGCAAGCTTCACATTAAATGCAGGAGGATCAAGCTGTGTAAGGGGAACAGTTATAGCAGTATCGACAGCTGTTCTTGAGCTAAATTTGTCTGTAGAAGTTTGCAACTGTATTTTAGGAGACTCTGATGTCAAAGGAGAAATCGGAGGAGAAAAGGGTGAAGTTTTGCCTGTAGGGGGTTCAGGACCTGGTTTATGAGAGACTGATGCTAAAGGTAGAGCTGAGCTAATAGAAAGCTTGCCTGTAGGGAGATGAACCTCCGTTTTAAGAGATTCCGATACTGAAGGTGAATGACTTGGATTTATAGGAGGTGACATTTGTTTGGTGCTAGAGCGAAGCTCTGGTCTAGAAGACTCTGAAACTGGAGGTGGAGAGTGCGAGGGTGACAGTGACTTGGGAGCCTGAAGCGATAAAGTACTAGGAGGAGAAACTGAAGATAAGGATGCCAAAGAAATTGTTTGTTTAACATCAAAATTATCTTTAGAAGTAATAGAAGACGTGCCAAATGGCATTGCAGCCAAGAAGGATAGTCCAGTTGAAGATGGAGGAGATGCAGAAGATGCAAAATTTGATGAGTTAATCATTGGAGATGAAGAAACTGTAAGTGGCATTGAGGATGCTTGAGAAAATGATGTTTTTGCACTAGGTTGGCTCCCACTAGCTGCAACATTGAACTGGGAAACTTTTCCAGGATGAGAGAGTGACGCTGGAACAGCAGTGGTGAGAAGAGGAAATGAAGAACCGTAACTTTTTGTGCTACTTGGTCCATGATCCACAGTTTCAGTTGTTGAATTTGTAAGCACAGTCCCCTTCATTTCACTTGACTTCTTCGTTAACACTGGTGTCTGTGCAGGTAACTCCATTGAAACTGATGATTTTTTGTGTATGCTAGCTTCAGATTGCTGAATAGACTTGGTGTCTTTGATAAATACAGAATCAGACTTCCCAACAGAGGAAGCCGTACTGTTTAATCTATCAGCAGTGATATTGCTACTCTCCCTGACAAGGAGTTGTGTTGTCACAGGCAACACTTGGGATGGAGAAATTGCAGGCAACACAGCATTATTATTTTGTAACATGGGAGGCCTCAACCCTATAGCTTTAGATGTGGATTGAGATTGTGGAGGAGAGTCATTAACCCATTTAGATGGAGTTGATCTGTTAACCAAGGCCTGTTTTGGGACCATATGCTGAATACCTATTGGAAAAAAAAACCACCAAAACAGGGAAGTGCTAATCAGCTATTGCACTAACGTAAAACCAAAACTTGTCAGCATTTAGTCATGGATCACCTTTGTTTCCAGATGAGTACATATAGGTTGAAGGAGATGTGAGGTCCTTCGGGTGACTGACTGTAGAGCTATCCACAAAAGAAGGGCCAAGTTGTTGCATATTCATCAAGGATGATTTATTCATACTTGTCTTTTGACTTTCTTGCAAAAGTACCCTCTTTACAGTTGTTTTTGTGGGCTCAAACCTCGCCCAGCTCTACAGCAAATTCAGCAAAGTAACACATGCAACAGAGTAGCACAAGATCATCAACACCAACGGgtgagagaatttttttttcaaataattagttgaaaagaaaaatgaacTTGCAAGTTTGGGGGGAAAAAATTAGTAATGTGCAATCtgttttcaagttaaaaaaTACTGTTTACATCAATTCAGTCACAATGCATCAGATTTAAAAGGTGGCAATTGCATAAAGTAAGGATCCTTCCGGAATGAGTCCTAAATGGAAAATTCAAATTTGTTGACCCTACACTACCATGTAGAAAATGAGGAAGGGAAGATTATCAGAaatcattttcaccttactttTGAATGGTGGCCAAGTCTCCTCCAAACAATTACTAACACCAAAAATAGTTTTATCAAGCTACAAAATTACTGTAAGTTTGAAACCATTCTACACGATATGAAACTAAGCagttgggaaaaaaaaaatctaaaatgaaTCGGAGACAATTCATACTAAGAAGATAGGTGTATACTAGAAATATCATTCCTGCATCCTCCTTATACGTGGTATTCTTAGATACATAATAAAACCATGGCAAAAATCAACATAACGTGAATATAAGTTACATTAGGCTGCAcaaacatcattaaaatatatgaaggTTATAAAAAGGGCAACTAAAAGATAATTATCGACAAGGTAATCAACTTGagaaattttatgttttatcgCATATAACCAAATGTTGTATACAGAACTTGCAAACCTGCAGGGGAACTAATATCAAAAGGAATTTAAAAAGAAGTTACCTGATCCAGTGAGTCCCTCCTTCTCCTTGCAGTTTCTGAATCAGAGCTGTTCATAGCACTTGATTGCCGTCTTCTTGACTGAGACTTATTAGCAGCAGAACCAGAAGAAATTAAAAGTTTCTTCAATGAAGAAGAATCGCCAACTTTTGCTGCATCTGGAGAGGTGAAGGTGGGGTCGTAGGTGATTCCAATTGTTTCAAATAGTTCCTTCTTTACATTTTTTTGTTTTACAGGTGATTCTATGCTCAGCAGATCCATTTGTTTTGAGAGGCATTCTGAAAGTTGTTCAGCAGCTGCTAGTTGTGAATATGTTGTATTATGTAAAGTATGCAAGGACTGAACTTGTCTgcaaacaaaatattttttctagaAGTTACAAATTTTGGATTcacaatacaactaaattaACTTGCACACCTATTTGATAGCAAGTACAGAACAATTTATAGTATTCTAGAAATCATTAACATTCCAATTTATAGTATTCTTTCAGAACTTGTACAACTTCTGAATTGGAATTCTTCCCCTTATTCTGAATTCGTACCAATTTATAAGAAATAGATTTTAATACTTGTCATACCTTGAAGGCCCGTATCTACTTTGAAAAGCTCTCCGACATTTCACATGAACTCCAGTTTCACCAAACTTATGAAGTTCAAGGGTATTGAAGTGCCTCTCCAATTCAATTAACTGATTGGTCAAAACCTGAAAGGAAATgacatagagaaattaaatgaacatCAAGTTCAAACTGACCTAATATTGCTTGTTAAAAACAACTGATGATCTacctgatttaattttaatatatgtcgCCTCTTCAGCTCAAGTTCAGAACTCAACTTTTGGCGATTCCATAGATCCCAATATTGACTATCAGAGGCTTGCTTGACGATACCATCAATATATATTTCTCTCGCCAGAACTGAAAGCCACATGAACAATCATTGCAGCAAATACGGTAAGGCAAATTGCAACCTTAGATTATACGGTTCACAacttcaaataattaaattataatacaatACGTGAATGCTGAACACAGATGGACAGTGAAAGAATAAGTTCCTCCATTGCACAGAATGAGACCATGCCAACAAGGTTTAATGGTGCACCGAGTCCTAGTTATTTGTTGGAAGCATCAATTGGCTCCCCATGGCTTTTAGAATGTCTCTATTCACCATCAAATACAATGCTCAGATCTTTTGATGCATGTACATTCCTGTGAGTcactataattaatataaaaaaatgctTCATTTCCAAGTTCTTGAGGGTTTTCTAATTGTGCACTCCTGCACAATATCATTAATATGACAAATGTCCAGTGAATTACCTAAACTCTAAATATATATACTATATAGGCATATGATTCTTGCTAGAATTAtgcatttcaatttaaattttttatgtaactTTTTTTTTGGCAATTATGTCAATGTGGACAATTTACAATATAAATACtgaaattctattttattaattggtTTCTCCAAAAGACGtttagactaaataataaatttcaagtGCTGTAGCTATCCTTTAATATTACTTCAAATAGAAATTTGAGGGGGAAAAGACATATGATGTGCTATGCCAGAACCATAAATGTCAAATCAAGAATTGGATCGAGAATCCAAATCCTCAGTTTCTGAGTTGAGAATTGGATTGAGTCAAAAGATTTGGTACAACCTTTGAAAGATcaatagaaaataatatatatacatttgTAGACATATTTCCTACTAATTTTATGAAAAGACATAAAAATTCCAATTGCAGCTGAAACagtgatgaaaaaaaaataaagagagaaagagatttTGAGAGAAAGATACATGATTATTTCCCTTAAGCCAATtggtatatatactacttacaagaataaattaattctctAATTATTGCTCaatcatatcccaatcatatcacacaatcatatcccCAATTATGCACACAATCACTATAAATCTAAACTATTTACGGAAAATatctcaacactccccctcaagctgAAGCGTACATGTCATATGCTCCAAACTTGATATAAATATATTCGATTCGTGAATCCCGAAgagattttatgaaaaaatccgCTAGTTGGTCATTTGAGTTGACAAAACTAGTAGAAATGCATCCCGATTCAATCCTTTGTCTAATAAAATGACAATCCACCTCTATATGCTTCGTCCTCTCATGAAAGACTGGATTTGATGCAACATGGAAAgcagcttgattatcacatatcAGCTTCATTTGGCCAGTATCGCCATATTTCAATTCCTTAAAGGAGTTGCTTCAACCAAATGAGTTCGCATGTTGCCAGAGCCATAGCTCGATATTTTGTTTTTGCACTTGATCTTGCAACCACaccctattttttattttttcaagttATAAGATTCCCTCCAATCGTAATACAATATCCAGAAGTAGATCATCTATCTAAAGGAGAACCAGCCCAATCTGCATCGGAGTAGTCAACAATCTGTGAGTGACTCTTGTCCTCATAAAGTAGACCTTATCTTGGAGCTCCGTTgatatatctaagaatgcgGATGACTGCATCCCAGTGACTACTGTAGGGGGTGTAAAGAAACTGCCTAACCACAATTACAACAAAGGAAATATCTAATTGTGTAATAGTGAAATAATTGagtttgccaactaatcttctgtaTCTAGCAGGATCTTTAAGTGACTCCCCCTGTTTAAGAGCAAGTTTGACATTTAGATCCATGGGAGTGTCCACGTGTCTACAGTTTAACATGTCTGTTTCTTATATCCATTTAGATCCACATGTTTGCATATTTCCATTCAGAAATCCCAATACCTATTTTAAACTGTGCTACTTCAATTCCCAAAAAATACTTCAATTTCCCCAGGTCTTTAGTTTGAAAATCACTGAACAAATGTTGCTTAAGCTGAGAGATTCCATCATGATCATTTCCTTtcctgtaatgacaatatcatcaacctAGACTACCAAGTAGATGCATCTATTACCGTTATAACAAAAAAATACGGAATGATCAGAATTACTTCGAGACATTCCAGACTGTTGAACTCAGTGCTAAATTGTCCAAACCATGCTCTTAGAGACTGTTTTAGTCCATACAAACAGTGCCGAAGACAACACACTAAGCCTGACTCCCCATGAGCAACAAACCCTAAAGGTTGCTCCATGTAAACTTCTTCGTCGAGCTCTCCATGAAGAAaggcatttttaatatccagttgataaAGAGTCTAGCGATTTATTGTAGCCAATGAGATAAGGAGGCAAACAGAAGCTATCTTGGCTACTAGAAAGAAAGTATCACTGCAATCAAGTCTAAAAATCTGTGTGTAACCTTTAGCTATAAGGCAAGCTTTAAGGCGACCAATTTTGCCATCAAATCTCACCTTAACTGTGTACACCCATCAACAATCAACAGTAGATTTGCCAAGCAGTAAGGATATCAGTTCCTAAGTTCCATTGTTATGAAGAGTAGTCTTTTCCTCAACCATAGCATTACACCAACCAGGATGATCCAATGCTTCTCTAATTGTCTCGGGTATAGAGACAGCAGACACACCagaaataaaagtataataggAACGAGACAAACGATGGTAacttacaaaattataaatgggatGAGGATTTCAAGAAGAGCAAATACATTTTCGAAAAGCAAGAGGAGTAGTTGTTGCTGCTGAAGGCATGACCGAAGTAGGTGATGATGGAACGAGAAGTGAATCATTAGAAGTACTGGCCGACGTGTGTAGACCTAAAGATGTGGCATAGAGGTGGGAGATGGACACACTTGAGACAAAGGAGAGATAAGAGTCGGAGGTATAGGCAAAGCTTTAGGAACAAAGGTTTTATGTGCTGGACTCGAAGAAAAGGAGAGGTTTCAGAAAAGGTGACATCTGCAgatataaaatatcttttagtATTTCTAACCATTTTAAAGCCGCGAATAACCGAGAAAGACACATTTAACCGATTTGGGCTGGAGTTTGTCTTTGCCAGCAATATGATCATAAACaaagcatatacatccgaaAACATGCAGAGACAACTGGGTGGATTCTGGTTAGGAAATAGAATAGAATGAGGACTTTGATGCTGCAAAATAGAGGAAGGCATCTGGTTAATCAAGCAATAGGCACTAAGGATAGCTTCCCCAAAAAAATGCAACGGAACATTGTGATGTAGTAGTAATATGCAGGCTGTTTCAATCAAATGCCGATTTTTTCGCTCGGCAAACCCATTTTCTTGTGGGGTATGAGAACAAGAAGTCTAGTGAGTAATACCCTGAGTAGACAAGAAATGAGTGAATGAGGAAGACAAATATTCTCTTGCATTGTCTCTTTGCAATATCTTAATGCGAACACCGAATTAATtatggatttcagcataaaatttttgaaaaatagaaaACAACTCAAAACGATTCTTCATCAGAAAAAGCCAAGTGCAACAAGAGTAGTCATCAATAAAgataacaaaatattgaaaTCCCATCGTTGTAATAACCCGACTTGGACTCTAAATATCTGAATGAACAACGTCAAATATAGAAGTGGCCCTATTATTAACCCGCTTAGGAAAAGTTCGAATTTGATTCCCAAGTTGACAAACTCACATTCTAAAGAAGGCAAGGAAGAGATACTAGGAACCAGTTTTTGTATGGACATTTCCAGTATTTCGGTCCTGCACAGTCACAAATTCAGCAATAAAGATGACTGAACAGTGAAGATCTTTAGTCAATTTGCTAATAGAAATTAGGTTGTATGGACATCCAGGGGTGAATAAAACATTAGTCAAGAggatagaaggaaggagatATAAGAGTTTGTGAATCATTAACTAATGTGACTTTAGATGGCGTGGAAGGTGAAACAAGAGTAGAGAAAATATTGGAATTACCAGAGATATCATTAAAAGCATCAGAGTTGAGAATCCATGAACCAATGAGTAAATACTTGGTTAGATAAGCAAAAGAGTTACCAGAATGAGCAATATTTGGAGAAGAATGTTGCTGAGTAGCTCAGAACTGTAGATATTCTCTTTACTCTGCTTCATTTATAGTGTGTAACTAAATTCAGTTTGGAACATGAGTCTATTCTATTTGATTGGGCCATGTGAACTGTATTTAGAGTTATGTGCTTCTCAGACATGTTGAAGAGGAAAGCAATATGCTTCGGGAGGTGAACAGTAAGGACGGGTGAAGGAGGGCTGTGCAGGTGACCGGACCTAGTGGGCTGGAGTCGCCAGCATCGGGTGACTCTGGAGGAAGGATCGCCGGCGTGAAAAGGTCACCAAAATAAGGGTCACGTGCTGGCCCGTGTAGAGGAAGTAAAAACAAATTGGCGGCGCGTGAAGGCACGTGGCGGCGTTTTTTATGACGGCGCTTCAAGGAGGTGCCGATTGGAAATCGGTGAGGCTAGTAGCCTAGGTGGTAAGATTAACCAGTTTCCAGAAAACCTCCAAATGGAAGTGGCAAATCTGCCACTCACAAATAGGCTAAGATGCTTGgctatgattaaaaaaaaaaaagaaagaaagagaaagacatTTGAGAGAAAGATACTTGATTATTTCCCTTAAaccaattggggtatatataccaattacaagaataaattaattccctaattatagcctaatcatattccaatcatatcacacaattatatccctaattatgcacacaatcactacaaatttaggctatttacagaaagTATCTCAACAGCAACAAATATGAAATCCTATTAAAAGTCTAGATGTAAATTTTAACTCCAAATCATATaccaaatataaaattaaaatgcacCTAATGACTTTGTTGTGGCTAAGCTCAAAGTAACAAACTAACATTagcaagttaaaattttaaaacaaaaatcaCTAAAACTATCTTGTGCCATTTGCCCgttcttttttcatttatttgttGCCCTTCTCTATATTTTTTTGGTCTTTTCCCCTTATATTTTTTACAAGTTTGGCCATTTGTTGTCCTTCTCTTTGTGAATTGATGATCTATCGATTCCTAACAATTCTCAAGATTTACCTCCGATTCATCCAACTCTTAGCTACTTGCATGAGATAACTTTAGCTTTGGCCTAAACTTATCTCATGTTAAAATTATCAATTGGGTTAAGCACTTGACCTCAAACCTTGGCGTGGCAGAGTACGTTCAACGCTTCTTCAAGCCAACCAACCCAACCCTTAGATACCCTAGTTAAGATTCAAAGAGAACTATTCAATATTTCAGTTTTTCTTTTCTGTTAACTAAATGGCCTGCCAGAAGATAGCATATTCCCATGAGAGCAGTAACTCTGCATCAAACATGGCCCCCCACCCTCCCTCTTTTGGTTTGGTTTCTCAAGCAACAAACAGCAAAAGCCCTTTGCattcttttttttctattttgaataaaattaagcCTTTTGGTTTGGTTTCTCAAGAAATAAACAACAAAGCCCTTTGCATTTCTGTCTTTTGACGCGGAGCACTTTAGAACTAAAACAAGGGGAAATAACTCAAGAAAGGAAGTGGACAAAAGTGCATAAATCAGTGACTAGAAAGGACTTCAGCACATCCCAAGGCGTGCCAAACACTCTAGAACACGCTCTGGGGCATCCCAAGGCAGGAAGACCCCATTAGCCTCAATCCTACGTCCAACACACCCTAGGGCGTGCTCCAGAAATTCCTACATGCCCAAGGGTGTGTTCCTCTCAAGTTAGATATGAAACTCAGGTCACACAGCCCCAGAACATATTGTTTACATCCCCAAGTGGGTCCCCAAGGATCCTAATATGATCCAACCTATTCTGGAAGAGATTCTACCCGTTTTGGGAGAGTTTTTAGCCTCCAAACAAATTGGTTTATGTTTCCTCATTCATTTAGGATTAGTCATTTAAGTTTCCCATATTAATAAGGATTAAGTTTTTCTATTTAGTTTAGATCTTcttatttgtattttaatttattttctaaatagtaGGTTTATATTCCCATTAGCATTAGGAGATTAAAACTCTATAACTACCCTAAATGTACATGTATTAGCAGCTTTtggattaatataaaatttctgATGGGTTCATTCTCTCAATTTGCACTTATGAGTAAATCTGTGTTTCTCTTGTGAGCTCCACGCTGTgtcatctttattttttatgccACACTAACCAAGAGCATTAGCACACCACCAAGCGGGGAGTAGGTGGAACTCAACTCAATGCACCAGCCAAATGAAAGAGAAAAGatgcaaaatatttaaattttatgcatcACCATGTTAGAATTCCACTAATGGAGTTAAGTCGTACAACAAAAAAGGCAACCCCAAAATAATTGAGTGTGCACCAAAAAAGAATAATGAACACAATCCTTGAAGTGTTATAATCATAAGATCTTTTCTTTTCACCTTTTCCTATATATATAGGAGTGAGAGGTGACCCTAAGGCGATAGAAGCTCCTATTGTCTTAGGCGAGAGGCGAGGCACCGCCTTTTTGAAAAAGGCGGCAAAGcaagtttttttatatattttaaatataaatataccaTCTACaatagtttatatattttaatctaattaaatattaatttctttaattacattaaattatAGTTGatgacaatatatatatatatataattatatatatataaaatgtataggagattaatattaatttctta
This window encodes:
- the LOC110601863 gene encoding nuclear pore complex protein NUP214 yields the protein MGAEGYDESIRKVQIGEDIEGGHEDSEDYFFDRIGKPIPIVKGDAYQLQSPPSRPLAVSEHHRLIFIAHSSGFCVARTKDVMDAAEDIKAKGTSSSIEELSVVNVPFENVNILSLSTDSSTLAVSVAAFVHFFSVDSLLKKDLNPTFSCSLSESSAFVKDMIWRRRLETSFLVLSNHGKLYHGALGAPLKDVMDNVDAVEWSLKGKYIAVARENILHILSSKFREKLHISLPLKSWIGDSEENFCVKVDSIRWVRPDSIVVGCFQQTADGKEENYLIQVIRSKNGKITDAFSKSSVLSFYDLFPGLIDNIVPHGNGPYLFLSYLGQWALAITANRKNIDQHIQLLRWSVEDDTTETSVIDIDRDTWVPRIELQGNGDDNLIMGLCVDKVSLFGKVRAEVGLEQKELSPYCVLFCVTLEGKLVMFYVASATELTIPPEDFALYDEEDSLSDIPAECAQSELPSGLGKQTSEQVDVGLQLKNESKWESNIGKVSEIPRTTGLMPSGKGGSSMALLATEQTSYKGTIPKGRQVESLVNFEFSVADGQENASVTKLHHSVEGQQAQISGQQSAKVGQSSLKNSPLDGPSYFDKHSSKAESQKFVEFRSDSTALLNKVPKDIPSQLYDKELQKSNDMPEASPVAISSTGLQSAPSHSWSSGKVMFSGGYESRSALLTSTSIQGNKFDNTGVSVDAGIVSRSSTNLPVRSNQNLGLKASVIGTIQSLPSIRSSHLPSQETFALGNHSPYSSKDAHKTLSLSNSEPYLSKQFGNIKEMTKELDSLLHCIEEPGGFMDACTVSQRSSIEALEGHMQTLSEKCRAWKIMMDEQLGEIRHLLDKTVQVLAREIYIDGIVKQASDSQYWDLWNRQKLSSELELKRRHILKLNQVLTNQLIELERHFNTLELHKFGETGVHVKCRRAFQSRYGPSRQVQSLHTLHNTTYSQLAAAEQLSECLSKQMDLLSIESPVKQKNVKKELFETIGITYDPTFTSPDAAKVGDSSSLKKLLISSGSAANKSQSRRRQSSAMNSSDSETARRRRDSLDQSWARFEPTKTTVKRVLLQESQKTSMNKSSLMNMQQLGPSFVDSSTVSHPKDLTSPSTYMYSSGNKGIQHMVPKQALVNRSTPSKWVNDSPPQSQSTSKAIGLRPPMLQNNNAVLPAISPSQVLPVTTQLLVRESSNITADRLNSTASSVGKSDSVFIKDTKSIQQSEASIHKKSSVSMELPAQTPVLTKKSSEMKGTVLTNSTTETVDHGPSSTKSYGSSFPLLTTAVPASLSHPGKVSQFNVAASGSQPSAKTSFSQASSMPLTVSSSPMINSSNFASSASPPSSTGLSFLAAMPFGTSSITSKDNFDVKQTISLASLSSVSPPSTLSLQAPKSLSPSHSPPPVSESSRPELRSSTKQMSPPINPSHSPSVSESLKTEVHLPTGKLSISSALPLASVSHKPGPEPPTGKTSPFSPPISPLTSESPKIQLQTSTDKFSSRTAVDTAITVPLTQLDPPAFNVKLAPPVSSDPMTEISTQLGYGSQSSLNVANPVSGIELNVQPKQPDDARVLFGAPLASDNVASGKNANLDVAVTEEDEMEEEAPETSRANEISLGSLGAFGLGSTPSSTAPRANPFGGSFGNVGTNQASSGFNMTVPSGELFRPASFSFQSPQPSQQPSQPSPPTNLGAFSGGFGAGAVGQAPGGFGQPARIGAGQAALGSVLGSFGQSRQFGAGLPSGFASASSMGGFSSAAAGGGFAGAGSTGVGFAGLASGGGGFAGAASGAGGFGGMASAGGGFAVAGSGGFSGAGGGFGAFNNQQGSSGFSAFSGNAGGNQQGTGGFSAFGGNAGGTGKPPELITQMRK